One region of Gopherus evgoodei ecotype Sinaloan lineage chromosome 16, rGopEvg1_v1.p, whole genome shotgun sequence genomic DNA includes:
- the GOLGA2 gene encoding golgin subfamily A member 2 isoform X1: MADGSRQIKLAAAKKKLKEYQQKNSPGATASAKKKRKSKDGSRPETPTNDDRKSPENIQNILKVLVSDLNRSNGVAIPSLDKRKAYFDSDVSAHNAEQLAADVPVLPNSNSLPSCGSVMPGPGSIPLSQILDADDPKNALDEDRSLSSTESLRQLSEQLNGLVSQSTSYVNGESAVSSTNMKEMETRYQELAVALDSSNLTNKQLSTKLEELKLQNQEAMNQLEKEKKGFEQKFAKEQGALREQLQVHIQTIGILVSEKSELQTALAHTQQAARQKSGEAEDLAARLQSSRQRVSELERTLSSISTQQKQLEKHNREVVKERDSLKLDLYKQSKGSEELKQQNSELSEKLHSLVSENSAMKLDLEDLHKKLEMAELMIQQFSSQSGILDANQQLQLALEERANLETQITQLSESLRQLQVERDQYVEKLKEEGSIWQQRVQQLSEQVHTLMEEKEKNVSQIQELEASVAEMLSRSAAKPNDSEPALSEGPTEAELNLQQEVQRLQQEKEELHGQYQAQVRDNEQLSHLNQEQEERLQELEKIVQRYSEESVDRQQILENMQSDKATISRALSQNRELKEQLAELQNGFVKLTNENMEVTSALQSELHVKKELAKKIGQLQEKLAELTETVELKTQEAQSLQEQRDQYYGHLQQYTVAYQHLANEKEELHKQYLLQTQLMDRLQHEEVQGKVTAELHLKELQQTKESLAAVAKENRELQAQISQFAAELDDRVLHRVEGDGVENEKMVEETVKSSLVIPEDFESHEEMVTFLTSAMSQVEKEREEMRQQLVEQKRQCRGLLQQIAALRQEQQHNVTSGGGYTTDTVPVEVHEALKTAMEKLQSRFTDLMHEKADLKDRVEELEHRCIQLSGETDTIGEYIALYQSQRAILKQRHREKEEYISRLAQDKEEMKMKLLELQELVMRLVGERNEWYSKYLAAAQNSDMLVSQESGSAIAVESRVELNAADGEGLREVSLADEPEQEAAVLQSHVSSLSKGPEPSPEDPTAKQIMQLLREIQNPQERVGSLLENPCIPFFYRADENDEVKIMVI; encoded by the exons CTGAAGGAATATCAGCAGAAGAATAGCCCTGGAGCAACAGCATCAgccaagaagaaaagaaaaagtaaagatgGAAGTAGACCTGAGACTCCAACAAATGATGACAGAAAGTCTCCAGAGAAC ATTCAGAACATTCTGAAGGTGCTGGTGTCAGACCTTAATCGATCCAATGGGGTAGCCATACCCTCATTGGACAAGAGGAAG GCATACTTTGACAGTGATGTTTCCGCTCATAATGCTGAACAGCTTGCTGCTGATGTCCCCGTGTTACCTAACAGCAACAGCCTACCTAGCTGTGGCTCTGTCATGCCTGGTCCTGGTAGCATACCGCTGTCACAG ATACTAGATGCCGATGATCCTAAAAATGCTTTGGATGAAGATAG GTCTCTCTCATCGACAGAGAGTCTCCGCCAGTTGTCAGAGCAGCTCAATGGCTTGGTGTCACAG TCCACATCCTATGTGAATGGCGAAAGTGCTGTCTCTTCCACAAATATGAAGGAGATGGAG ACACGTTACCAGGAGCTGGCAGTAGCCCTAGATTCCAGCAATCTAACTAACAAACAGCTCAGTACAAAACTAGAGGAATTG AAACTGCAAAACCAAGAGGCTATGAATCAGCTGGAGAAG GAAAAGAAGGGGTTTGAACAGAAGTTTGCCAAGGAACAAGGAGCATTGAGGGAACAGCTACAG GTTCATATCCAGACTATTGGAATCCTAGTCTCTGAGAAATCTGAATTGCAGACAGCACTAGCACATACACAACAAGCTGCCCGGCAGAAATCAG GAGAAGCTGAAGATCTTGCTGCACGGTTGCAGTCATCTCGCCAGAGGGTATCTGAGCTTGAACGCACTCTGTCCTCCATCTCTACGCAGCAGAAACAGTTGGAGAAA CATAATAGAGAGGTAGTGAAGGAGCGAGACAGCCTGAAACTGGATCTGTACAAACAAAG CAAAGGCAGTGAGGAACTCAAGCAGCAGAACTCAGAACTGTCGGAGAAGCTTCACTCCCTGGTCTCTGAGAACTCAGCCATGAAACTGGATTTGGAGGATTTGCATAAGAAACTGGAAATGGCTGAGCTGATGATTCAGCAG TTTTCAAGTCAGTCAGGGATTCTGGATGCAAACCAGCAGTTGCAGTTGGCATTGGAAGAGCGGGCAAACCTGGAAACACAGATTACTCAG CTGTCAGAGTCGCTTCGCCAGCTCCAGGTTGAAAGGGATCAGTACGTAGAGAAGCTGAAGGAGGAGGGCAGTATCTGGCAGCAGCGGGTACAGCAGCTCTCTGAGCAG GTCCATACGCTGatggaggaaaaggagaagaatGTGTCCCAGATTCAGGAGCTGGAAGCCAGTGTTGCTGAGATGCTAAGCAGATCAG CAGCTAAGCCTAATGACAGTGAGCCTGCCCTGTCAGAAGGGCCAACGGAAGCTGAGCTGAACCTGCAACAAGAGGTCCAGCGGCTGCAACAAGAGAAGGAGGAACTTCATGGGCAGTACCAGGCCCAGGTGCGGGATAACGAGCAGCTGAGCCACCTCAACCAGGAGCAGGAGGAGCGGCTGCAGGAGCTCGAGAAGATTGTGCAGCGCTATAGCGAGGAGTCTGTGGACAGACAGCAGATCCTGGAAAACATGCAGAGCGACAAGGCCACCATCAGCCGGGCTCTCAGCCAAAACCGGGAGCTGAAGGAGCAGCTGGCTGAGCTGCAGAATGGCTTTGTCAAACTG ACAAATGAGAACATGGAGGTGACAAGCGCCCTGCAGTCGGAGCTGCATGTGAAGAAGGAATTGGCCAAGAAGATTGGGCAGCTACAGGAAAAGCTGGCTGAGCTCACAGAGACG GTGGAACTGAAAACGCAGGAGGCCCAGAGCCTTCAGGAGCAGCGGGATCAGTACTATGGCCACTTGCAACAGTATACTGTGGCGTACCAGCATCTGGCCAACGAGAAGGAGGAGCTGCATAAACAGTACTTGCTTCAGACACAGCTCATGGACCGTCTGCAGCATGAAGAAGTGCAAGGCAAAGTGACAGCGGAGTTGCACCTGAAGGAGCTGCAGCAGACCAAG GAAAGCCTGGCAGCTGTAGCCAAAGAAAACAGAGAGCTGCAGGCCCAGATCAGTCAGTTTGCAGCAGAGTTGGATGATAGAGTGTTGCACCGAGTGGAAG GAGATGGAGTGGAGAATGAAAAGATGGTAGAAGAAACTGTGAAATCTTCACTCGTGATCCCAGAGGATTTTGAAAGCCATGAAGAAATG GTCACTTTCTTGACATCTGCCATGTCCCAAGTGGAGAAAGAGCGAGAGGAGATGAgacagcagctggtggagcagaaacgACAATGTAGAGGTCTCCTGCAGCAAATCGCAGCTCTGAGGCAGGAGCAGCAACATAATGTCACATCGGGTGGAG GTTACACCACAGACACTGTCCCAGTGGAGGTTCATGAGGCTTTAAAAACTGCCATGGAGAAACTACAG TCCCGCTTCACAGACCTGATGCATGAGAAGGCTGACCTGAAGGACCGAGTGGAAGAGCTGGAGCATCGCTGCATACAGCTGTCTGGTGAAACAGACACAATTG GGGAGTATATTGCATTGTACCAGAGTCAGAGGGCTATCCTAAAACAGCGGCACCGGGAGAAAGAGGAGTATATCAGCCGGCTGGCCCAGGATAAGGAAGAGATGAAG ATGAAGTTATTGGAGCTCCAGGAGTTGGTGATGCGTCTGGTTGGGGAGAGGAATGAATGGTACAGCAAGTATTTGGCAGCTGCTCAGAACTCAGACATGCTAGTAAGTCAAGAAAGTGGAAGTGCCATTGCAGTTGAGAGCCGCGTTGAACTGAATGCTGCCGATGGAGAAG GACTGCGAGAGGTGAGTTTAGCAGATGAGCCAGAACAGGAGGCTGCAGTTCTTCAGTCCCATGTATCTAGTCTTAGCAAAGGCCCCGAGCCCAGTCCAGAGGATCCCACTGCTAAGCAAATCATGCAACTTCTGAGAGAAATCCAGAACCCTCAGGAGAGGGTGGGGTCCCTGTTGGAAAACCCCTGCATTCCTTTCTTCTATCGTGCCGATGAGAACGATGAGGTCAAGATCATGGTGATTTAA
- the GOLGA2 gene encoding golgin subfamily A member 2 isoform X2 yields MADGSRQIKLAAAKKKLKEYQQKNSPGATASAKKKRKSKDGSRPETPTNDDRKSPENIQNILKVLVSDLNRSNGVAIPSLDKRKAYFDSDVSAHNAEQLAADVPVLPNSNSLPSCGSVMPGPGSIPLSQILDADDPKNALDEDRSLSSTESLRQLSEQLNGLVSQSTSYVNGESAVSSTNMKEMETRYQELAVALDSSNLTNKQLSTKLEELKLQNQEAMNQLEKEKKGFEQKFAKEQGALREQLQVHIQTIGILVSEKSELQTALAHTQQAARQKSGEAEDLAARLQSSRQRVSELERTLSSISTQQKQLEKHNREVVKERDSLKLDLYKQSKGSEELKQQNSELSEKLHSLVSENSAMKLDLEDLHKKLEMAELMIQQFSSQSGILDANQQLQLALEERANLETQITQLSESLRQLQVERDQYVEKLKEEGSIWQQRVQQLSEQVHTLMEEKEKNVSQIQELEASVAEMLSRSAKPNDSEPALSEGPTEAELNLQQEVQRLQQEKEELHGQYQAQVRDNEQLSHLNQEQEERLQELEKIVQRYSEESVDRQQILENMQSDKATISRALSQNRELKEQLAELQNGFVKLTNENMEVTSALQSELHVKKELAKKIGQLQEKLAELTETVELKTQEAQSLQEQRDQYYGHLQQYTVAYQHLANEKEELHKQYLLQTQLMDRLQHEEVQGKVTAELHLKELQQTKESLAAVAKENRELQAQISQFAAELDDRVLHRVEGDGVENEKMVEETVKSSLVIPEDFESHEEMVTFLTSAMSQVEKEREEMRQQLVEQKRQCRGLLQQIAALRQEQQHNVTSGGGYTTDTVPVEVHEALKTAMEKLQSRFTDLMHEKADLKDRVEELEHRCIQLSGETDTIGEYIALYQSQRAILKQRHREKEEYISRLAQDKEEMKMKLLELQELVMRLVGERNEWYSKYLAAAQNSDMLVSQESGSAIAVESRVELNAADGEGLREVSLADEPEQEAAVLQSHVSSLSKGPEPSPEDPTAKQIMQLLREIQNPQERVGSLLENPCIPFFYRADENDEVKIMVI; encoded by the exons CTGAAGGAATATCAGCAGAAGAATAGCCCTGGAGCAACAGCATCAgccaagaagaaaagaaaaagtaaagatgGAAGTAGACCTGAGACTCCAACAAATGATGACAGAAAGTCTCCAGAGAAC ATTCAGAACATTCTGAAGGTGCTGGTGTCAGACCTTAATCGATCCAATGGGGTAGCCATACCCTCATTGGACAAGAGGAAG GCATACTTTGACAGTGATGTTTCCGCTCATAATGCTGAACAGCTTGCTGCTGATGTCCCCGTGTTACCTAACAGCAACAGCCTACCTAGCTGTGGCTCTGTCATGCCTGGTCCTGGTAGCATACCGCTGTCACAG ATACTAGATGCCGATGATCCTAAAAATGCTTTGGATGAAGATAG GTCTCTCTCATCGACAGAGAGTCTCCGCCAGTTGTCAGAGCAGCTCAATGGCTTGGTGTCACAG TCCACATCCTATGTGAATGGCGAAAGTGCTGTCTCTTCCACAAATATGAAGGAGATGGAG ACACGTTACCAGGAGCTGGCAGTAGCCCTAGATTCCAGCAATCTAACTAACAAACAGCTCAGTACAAAACTAGAGGAATTG AAACTGCAAAACCAAGAGGCTATGAATCAGCTGGAGAAG GAAAAGAAGGGGTTTGAACAGAAGTTTGCCAAGGAACAAGGAGCATTGAGGGAACAGCTACAG GTTCATATCCAGACTATTGGAATCCTAGTCTCTGAGAAATCTGAATTGCAGACAGCACTAGCACATACACAACAAGCTGCCCGGCAGAAATCAG GAGAAGCTGAAGATCTTGCTGCACGGTTGCAGTCATCTCGCCAGAGGGTATCTGAGCTTGAACGCACTCTGTCCTCCATCTCTACGCAGCAGAAACAGTTGGAGAAA CATAATAGAGAGGTAGTGAAGGAGCGAGACAGCCTGAAACTGGATCTGTACAAACAAAG CAAAGGCAGTGAGGAACTCAAGCAGCAGAACTCAGAACTGTCGGAGAAGCTTCACTCCCTGGTCTCTGAGAACTCAGCCATGAAACTGGATTTGGAGGATTTGCATAAGAAACTGGAAATGGCTGAGCTGATGATTCAGCAG TTTTCAAGTCAGTCAGGGATTCTGGATGCAAACCAGCAGTTGCAGTTGGCATTGGAAGAGCGGGCAAACCTGGAAACACAGATTACTCAG CTGTCAGAGTCGCTTCGCCAGCTCCAGGTTGAAAGGGATCAGTACGTAGAGAAGCTGAAGGAGGAGGGCAGTATCTGGCAGCAGCGGGTACAGCAGCTCTCTGAGCAG GTCCATACGCTGatggaggaaaaggagaagaatGTGTCCCAGATTCAGGAGCTGGAAGCCAGTGTTGCTGAGATGCTAAGCAGATCAG CTAAGCCTAATGACAGTGAGCCTGCCCTGTCAGAAGGGCCAACGGAAGCTGAGCTGAACCTGCAACAAGAGGTCCAGCGGCTGCAACAAGAGAAGGAGGAACTTCATGGGCAGTACCAGGCCCAGGTGCGGGATAACGAGCAGCTGAGCCACCTCAACCAGGAGCAGGAGGAGCGGCTGCAGGAGCTCGAGAAGATTGTGCAGCGCTATAGCGAGGAGTCTGTGGACAGACAGCAGATCCTGGAAAACATGCAGAGCGACAAGGCCACCATCAGCCGGGCTCTCAGCCAAAACCGGGAGCTGAAGGAGCAGCTGGCTGAGCTGCAGAATGGCTTTGTCAAACTG ACAAATGAGAACATGGAGGTGACAAGCGCCCTGCAGTCGGAGCTGCATGTGAAGAAGGAATTGGCCAAGAAGATTGGGCAGCTACAGGAAAAGCTGGCTGAGCTCACAGAGACG GTGGAACTGAAAACGCAGGAGGCCCAGAGCCTTCAGGAGCAGCGGGATCAGTACTATGGCCACTTGCAACAGTATACTGTGGCGTACCAGCATCTGGCCAACGAGAAGGAGGAGCTGCATAAACAGTACTTGCTTCAGACACAGCTCATGGACCGTCTGCAGCATGAAGAAGTGCAAGGCAAAGTGACAGCGGAGTTGCACCTGAAGGAGCTGCAGCAGACCAAG GAAAGCCTGGCAGCTGTAGCCAAAGAAAACAGAGAGCTGCAGGCCCAGATCAGTCAGTTTGCAGCAGAGTTGGATGATAGAGTGTTGCACCGAGTGGAAG GAGATGGAGTGGAGAATGAAAAGATGGTAGAAGAAACTGTGAAATCTTCACTCGTGATCCCAGAGGATTTTGAAAGCCATGAAGAAATG GTCACTTTCTTGACATCTGCCATGTCCCAAGTGGAGAAAGAGCGAGAGGAGATGAgacagcagctggtggagcagaaacgACAATGTAGAGGTCTCCTGCAGCAAATCGCAGCTCTGAGGCAGGAGCAGCAACATAATGTCACATCGGGTGGAG GTTACACCACAGACACTGTCCCAGTGGAGGTTCATGAGGCTTTAAAAACTGCCATGGAGAAACTACAG TCCCGCTTCACAGACCTGATGCATGAGAAGGCTGACCTGAAGGACCGAGTGGAAGAGCTGGAGCATCGCTGCATACAGCTGTCTGGTGAAACAGACACAATTG GGGAGTATATTGCATTGTACCAGAGTCAGAGGGCTATCCTAAAACAGCGGCACCGGGAGAAAGAGGAGTATATCAGCCGGCTGGCCCAGGATAAGGAAGAGATGAAG ATGAAGTTATTGGAGCTCCAGGAGTTGGTGATGCGTCTGGTTGGGGAGAGGAATGAATGGTACAGCAAGTATTTGGCAGCTGCTCAGAACTCAGACATGCTAGTAAGTCAAGAAAGTGGAAGTGCCATTGCAGTTGAGAGCCGCGTTGAACTGAATGCTGCCGATGGAGAAG GACTGCGAGAGGTGAGTTTAGCAGATGAGCCAGAACAGGAGGCTGCAGTTCTTCAGTCCCATGTATCTAGTCTTAGCAAAGGCCCCGAGCCCAGTCCAGAGGATCCCACTGCTAAGCAAATCATGCAACTTCTGAGAGAAATCCAGAACCCTCAGGAGAGGGTGGGGTCCCTGTTGGAAAACCCCTGCATTCCTTTCTTCTATCGTGCCGATGAGAACGATGAGGTCAAGATCATGGTGATTTAA
- the GOLGA2 gene encoding golgin subfamily A member 2 isoform X4, with the protein MADGSRQIKLAAAKKKLKEYQQKNSPGATASAKKKRKSKDGSRPETPTNDDRKSPENIQNILKVLVSDLNRSNGVAIPSLDKRKAYFDSDVSAHNAEQLAADVPVLPNSNSLPSCGSVMPGPGSIPLSQILDADDPKNALDEDRSLSSTESLRQLSEQLNGLVSQSTSYVNGESAVSSTNMKEMEKLQNQEAMNQLEKEKKGFEQKFAKEQGALREQLQVHIQTIGILVSEKSELQTALAHTQQAARQKSGEAEDLAARLQSSRQRVSELERTLSSISTQQKQLEKHNREVVKERDSLKLDLYKQSKGSEELKQQNSELSEKLHSLVSENSAMKLDLEDLHKKLEMAELMIQQFSSQSGILDANQQLQLALEERANLETQITQLSESLRQLQVERDQYVEKLKEEGSIWQQRVQQLSEQVHTLMEEKEKNVSQIQELEASVAEMLSRSAAKPNDSEPALSEGPTEAELNLQQEVQRLQQEKEELHGQYQAQVRDNEQLSHLNQEQEERLQELEKIVQRYSEESVDRQQILENMQSDKATISRALSQNRELKEQLAELQNGFVKLTNENMEVTSALQSELHVKKELAKKIGQLQEKLAELTETVELKTQEAQSLQEQRDQYYGHLQQYTVAYQHLANEKEELHKQYLLQTQLMDRLQHEEVQGKVTAELHLKELQQTKESLAAVAKENRELQAQISQFAAELDDRVLHRVEGDGVENEKMVEETVKSSLVIPEDFESHEEMVTFLTSAMSQVEKEREEMRQQLVEQKRQCRGLLQQIAALRQEQQHNVTSGGGYTTDTVPVEVHEALKTAMEKLQSRFTDLMHEKADLKDRVEELEHRCIQLSGETDTIGEYIALYQSQRAILKQRHREKEEYISRLAQDKEEMKMKLLELQELVMRLVGERNEWYSKYLAAAQNSDMLVSQESGSAIAVESRVELNAADGEGLREVSLADEPEQEAAVLQSHVSSLSKGPEPSPEDPTAKQIMQLLREIQNPQERVGSLLENPCIPFFYRADENDEVKIMVI; encoded by the exons CTGAAGGAATATCAGCAGAAGAATAGCCCTGGAGCAACAGCATCAgccaagaagaaaagaaaaagtaaagatgGAAGTAGACCTGAGACTCCAACAAATGATGACAGAAAGTCTCCAGAGAAC ATTCAGAACATTCTGAAGGTGCTGGTGTCAGACCTTAATCGATCCAATGGGGTAGCCATACCCTCATTGGACAAGAGGAAG GCATACTTTGACAGTGATGTTTCCGCTCATAATGCTGAACAGCTTGCTGCTGATGTCCCCGTGTTACCTAACAGCAACAGCCTACCTAGCTGTGGCTCTGTCATGCCTGGTCCTGGTAGCATACCGCTGTCACAG ATACTAGATGCCGATGATCCTAAAAATGCTTTGGATGAAGATAG GTCTCTCTCATCGACAGAGAGTCTCCGCCAGTTGTCAGAGCAGCTCAATGGCTTGGTGTCACAG TCCACATCCTATGTGAATGGCGAAAGTGCTGTCTCTTCCACAAATATGAAGGAGATGGAG AAACTGCAAAACCAAGAGGCTATGAATCAGCTGGAGAAG GAAAAGAAGGGGTTTGAACAGAAGTTTGCCAAGGAACAAGGAGCATTGAGGGAACAGCTACAG GTTCATATCCAGACTATTGGAATCCTAGTCTCTGAGAAATCTGAATTGCAGACAGCACTAGCACATACACAACAAGCTGCCCGGCAGAAATCAG GAGAAGCTGAAGATCTTGCTGCACGGTTGCAGTCATCTCGCCAGAGGGTATCTGAGCTTGAACGCACTCTGTCCTCCATCTCTACGCAGCAGAAACAGTTGGAGAAA CATAATAGAGAGGTAGTGAAGGAGCGAGACAGCCTGAAACTGGATCTGTACAAACAAAG CAAAGGCAGTGAGGAACTCAAGCAGCAGAACTCAGAACTGTCGGAGAAGCTTCACTCCCTGGTCTCTGAGAACTCAGCCATGAAACTGGATTTGGAGGATTTGCATAAGAAACTGGAAATGGCTGAGCTGATGATTCAGCAG TTTTCAAGTCAGTCAGGGATTCTGGATGCAAACCAGCAGTTGCAGTTGGCATTGGAAGAGCGGGCAAACCTGGAAACACAGATTACTCAG CTGTCAGAGTCGCTTCGCCAGCTCCAGGTTGAAAGGGATCAGTACGTAGAGAAGCTGAAGGAGGAGGGCAGTATCTGGCAGCAGCGGGTACAGCAGCTCTCTGAGCAG GTCCATACGCTGatggaggaaaaggagaagaatGTGTCCCAGATTCAGGAGCTGGAAGCCAGTGTTGCTGAGATGCTAAGCAGATCAG CAGCTAAGCCTAATGACAGTGAGCCTGCCCTGTCAGAAGGGCCAACGGAAGCTGAGCTGAACCTGCAACAAGAGGTCCAGCGGCTGCAACAAGAGAAGGAGGAACTTCATGGGCAGTACCAGGCCCAGGTGCGGGATAACGAGCAGCTGAGCCACCTCAACCAGGAGCAGGAGGAGCGGCTGCAGGAGCTCGAGAAGATTGTGCAGCGCTATAGCGAGGAGTCTGTGGACAGACAGCAGATCCTGGAAAACATGCAGAGCGACAAGGCCACCATCAGCCGGGCTCTCAGCCAAAACCGGGAGCTGAAGGAGCAGCTGGCTGAGCTGCAGAATGGCTTTGTCAAACTG ACAAATGAGAACATGGAGGTGACAAGCGCCCTGCAGTCGGAGCTGCATGTGAAGAAGGAATTGGCCAAGAAGATTGGGCAGCTACAGGAAAAGCTGGCTGAGCTCACAGAGACG GTGGAACTGAAAACGCAGGAGGCCCAGAGCCTTCAGGAGCAGCGGGATCAGTACTATGGCCACTTGCAACAGTATACTGTGGCGTACCAGCATCTGGCCAACGAGAAGGAGGAGCTGCATAAACAGTACTTGCTTCAGACACAGCTCATGGACCGTCTGCAGCATGAAGAAGTGCAAGGCAAAGTGACAGCGGAGTTGCACCTGAAGGAGCTGCAGCAGACCAAG GAAAGCCTGGCAGCTGTAGCCAAAGAAAACAGAGAGCTGCAGGCCCAGATCAGTCAGTTTGCAGCAGAGTTGGATGATAGAGTGTTGCACCGAGTGGAAG GAGATGGAGTGGAGAATGAAAAGATGGTAGAAGAAACTGTGAAATCTTCACTCGTGATCCCAGAGGATTTTGAAAGCCATGAAGAAATG GTCACTTTCTTGACATCTGCCATGTCCCAAGTGGAGAAAGAGCGAGAGGAGATGAgacagcagctggtggagcagaaacgACAATGTAGAGGTCTCCTGCAGCAAATCGCAGCTCTGAGGCAGGAGCAGCAACATAATGTCACATCGGGTGGAG GTTACACCACAGACACTGTCCCAGTGGAGGTTCATGAGGCTTTAAAAACTGCCATGGAGAAACTACAG TCCCGCTTCACAGACCTGATGCATGAGAAGGCTGACCTGAAGGACCGAGTGGAAGAGCTGGAGCATCGCTGCATACAGCTGTCTGGTGAAACAGACACAATTG GGGAGTATATTGCATTGTACCAGAGTCAGAGGGCTATCCTAAAACAGCGGCACCGGGAGAAAGAGGAGTATATCAGCCGGCTGGCCCAGGATAAGGAAGAGATGAAG ATGAAGTTATTGGAGCTCCAGGAGTTGGTGATGCGTCTGGTTGGGGAGAGGAATGAATGGTACAGCAAGTATTTGGCAGCTGCTCAGAACTCAGACATGCTAGTAAGTCAAGAAAGTGGAAGTGCCATTGCAGTTGAGAGCCGCGTTGAACTGAATGCTGCCGATGGAGAAG GACTGCGAGAGGTGAGTTTAGCAGATGAGCCAGAACAGGAGGCTGCAGTTCTTCAGTCCCATGTATCTAGTCTTAGCAAAGGCCCCGAGCCCAGTCCAGAGGATCCCACTGCTAAGCAAATCATGCAACTTCTGAGAGAAATCCAGAACCCTCAGGAGAGGGTGGGGTCCCTGTTGGAAAACCCCTGCATTCCTTTCTTCTATCGTGCCGATGAGAACGATGAGGTCAAGATCATGGTGATTTAA